The Gossypium arboreum isolate Shixiya-1 chromosome 4, ASM2569848v2, whole genome shotgun sequence DNA segment tttattattgttttttAATCATGTTTGTACTACTGAGCCCTATTTCTCAAATGTATGGTTTTGTTGTTTCCATGTATAGGTCTTAAACGAGAGCTTAATATGTAACACCTCCTACCTGTGTCAGACGCTGGGACATGATATGAGGCATTAACGAACTTAAATGCAAACAATCAtgtaaaccgagccataaaatttcattcatattttaaaacattcaatcacatgcacgtagtcccttatttgggtttacgaagcccaaaacatactttagaaagggttcgggactaaaccgagaactttggaaagtctaggaaaaacttagaaatttttctcatgaaatagggtcacatgcccgtgtgccatcaacacgcccatgtcctcaggccgtgtaactttctgtttatgacgtcagcaaataaattgaaccacacggccagaccacGCGCCCGTGTcaccaggccgtgtccctcacacggttgagacacacaaccGTCTCTCATCCTGTGTAGTTAACtcttaagctattttccaagcctttttgttacctTTACATGCACAGACATATACATGGATCCAAtggcattcaacatcctcaattatgatacaaacatatcatttacctatcaacatgcatgtgttacacattcccacattaagccaagactagccataccATAGTTATTTTTGTGCCAATTTATTTCACCTTATCATCAAACTTCTATGTTTAAAGCATTATTATTTATCTCCACATTACagatttaattcatggtcataaaacatgcattcaacacacatgacatattgccaaccatgcatgacaaacaaacataatcatatatatcttcacatcataagcaataaatcataacttaACTAGCTAtatttacaagccataatcaatataagccacatctcatggccatatacaatagctcaaaataggccaatacatttggccaaatcataataacacatgtcataaaattaggtccctatacatgccgctcacttgataattctgacatatgtaacaatattccaaaggtattgGTTTGATATTTTGATGTTGCCTCCgaagatctccaaccccgagccgacctgacaacactaaaagaaatggaaaggagagagtaagcttaaagcttagtaagtccatatgaaaataataagcaagttatcaacatgattccatggaaatataatcataattacacttttacttattttctagtcatgttgttttctctagtcatagttactaaattatttatatctggagctacagaactccaaattaagatctgtaaattttctctgaaactagaatcatatatatttttaacataaaatttccataattttttgtccagctaataagtacagtttattctttaaagttacccttgtTCTGCTGCTTGAcggcttcgacctttctttactaaaaattgattatctcatagtacagattTTGATTAATGTTCTTGTCtaattctcttgaaaatagactcattaaggattttaacctataaattataacccataattatttttttacaatttttaatgatatttccaactcaaaacaggggattccaaaatcattctgacattgtttcacaaaaattcaaatatctcataatatgaaattcttttgcttacattgtttcttctatgtgaaaataggataaaaatatttaattttatgccttattaaacctctaatttgatttccatgttttttggtgatttttcaaagttacacaactgctgctgtccaaaactgttttattacaaatttcacttactccattccatcTTACCGAAAGTTCTCTCAACTATCGAGtacattgctcataaatttccacaaaTATATACCTGCAtagtcatgttcacatgtattttcacttagtcgatttcccgttgaactcatcggaataataatagatacacggttgcctgcacatattaccacccttgtaactgaagctatctggtacgcatagtagcttgcacttagtactacacatgtgaccaacaatccggtacatgtagtagcctgcacttagaactacacacgtgacctaaccatctgatacacgtagtagcctgcacttagtactacacatgggACCTAACTATCTGGTACACCTAGTAGCCTAtatttagtactacacacatgacctaaaatcatcttaaacacatagtagcctacacataATAcaacacatgtgttctcacaatggatcattcgtatcatttctattccgaaggttcaaccgggaaattcctcacttttcaacatttaacaaacttattcatagtctatttcgattcataatttacatcaaatgatcattctataggcagccacatctcatataataacgaaatataataacataaaaagaatcgatatattatttacatacaaacttacctcgaatgtgagCACGACTATTTATTCCggtttagtccataatctcattcattcccaatctatgcccgaatctcattttccttgatctataatatcacatttagcttaataattagtcacattattcaaatgggtccaaaaatcatatttttacaaattttcattttgacctctaaactttcacatatttgcacttttgccccaaggatcataaaatgatttttatccaatttccttgcattttaagcctagccgaatcattttcataactatagcaacccctaatttccactaaatcacacttttatgacaaagtTTGTAACTTTttgcaaaacggtcctttttgacaatttcaccgaaaatcacttagtaaaagtcgtttattacacaccgagcattcattttctaccattagaaatAAATACACATGCATgtaatccatgggtaaatttttaaacacaacctagctcaaaatatgggtagaaatgagtagatatTGTTACgatgatttcaaaaacgtaaaaatcattaaaaacaaggctagaacggacttacaatcaagcttggaagcttgaaaaaccctagatatcttctccatgcaagtttctaCCATGGCGTAGAAGAcggaaaaaaattggcttttaattttgtttttaattcattttaattactagattaccaaaatgcccctaatttaaaaatattctatttcacccatttcatgtccatttttgtcctaaaaattatccaatggtctaattacaatttaagggcctacaatttaaaatttcataacaattagacacctctaacatgtagaactcaacttttgcactttttacaatttagtccttttgacctaattgagtgctcaaatgtcaaaattttcgaatgaaattttcacaaaattatcccatgaaattttagaccataaaaataaaataaaaacaaattttactgtgttgaatttgtggttccgaaaccactgtttcgactaggccctaattcgggatgttacatagtAGGCTCGAGGTCAAGCATCCAATTTCTCCCACTCAGCTTAGAAATCAACTCATTaccattttgtatgtatatatgtatttttgtCATATGGCATGTACCTATGTTGATTTTGGTTAGTTGTTAAATTAACGTTTTGGTACTTCTAGTGTCATAACCTATAATGTTTTATTGGTGCATTTCATCTCTTAATCTAGATTTAATTATGCATGTTTATAGATGTTTGATTACATAACTAGTTTGGTTATGCTTTAATGAAATGGATGCTAGGTTTTCTTGGTAATTGAATGTGTTCATGTATGTTAAATGGATGATTTTTCATTGGTGTTAGGTGTGAGTATGTTATAGGTGCAATTTGGAAAATTTGGAATGATTTGAATGTTTGAACATGTGCATTTAAGGTCATTTTTCCATTGAGTCCCAAGAAAACAAGAGCATGTCTTGAGACCATTAGAACAGAATTTACTATATTGTACATTTGCTTTctttgtaacgacccaaaatttaCGGGTATCAAAAAAGTACATTTTTGGGTCTCCGTTTTCGTAAAACGGATTTgttagttgtgtggttaattaggttttggctaggtgaattagcttgaattaaggttaagtaggtaaaaggactagattgaatatagtgtaaaagtttaattatagactagagaaaataaaaggactaaagtAGCAATTAAGCCATAagtgacaagtgtgtggtaataGTGAAATAcatgtggtaaaataaaatacatatatttaaatgataattgcctatttacttattatttaagtgataaatcgtaatttatacatatttctatcccatgtttagcacattttatggatgatttttctttaGGTTTGGTGAATTCGATAGTCCTAATGCCttgatttcatgttttatacttaggtgagcataggagagttaaaggaacgagaaacgggccaaaaacggagaaaatgggccaacatacgaaatcaacacgtcctggacttcctcacacaggcagaccacacggttgtgtcaatttggcagaatcgaagcacgactcacacgggtagaccacacgcccatgcctatttaacaggcttgaccaccgcctgaagtaattgcacatgggcgtgtcacacgggcgtgtccctgtcaagcccaagtagagtcctattcggaaaaggccacttttgagggctcttaggcattccaaagcctataaatacaccctaaaggaggaggaaAAGTGGGGACACATAGGAGggagcaaggaattgctcaaggaaattcgatcgatccatctcagaagccggattcaccatcaagacttaagatctcccttcaaattgcctcaggagttttgggttttcttatgttttgttatttttattcttttaagatgttttctttcattagtatgaactaaaacccctaaatacctaaggggaatgaaacctaagatagatcttgttattattatttgaattgtttgataaatatttgacttgttcttaattatgtgttcttaattcttgttttgatatttcagcatattgattcaagttaagctcttattcagaggaggaatagaccctgtctaagagtaaatttgtcataattaagcggcgttggttgcgcgcctagagatagggtgacaagattttgctggattagggtgaaacctaataaggggatccatagattaagttaatgcaaccctagggcgttaattagaaagagatttcaattattcaatctagggttagatgttgttagtctcgagagagataataatataacttagggatctctacggaacaagttgaatgaataaatcgtccgattcagagtcaaataacaagtgaagtctaggtggatttttttcttaggtattgtcttaatcaatcgagttttccaaaaagtattttccccaaaattcttttctgtgatttcttagtttaattaattagtttgataaacaaaacccttttatttttttaggctagataataaaaagaaagttgatactagtacttttagttcctttgggttcgataatccggtcttgctaaagctatactactgttcgataggtacacttgccttcatcgtgataattgttagtttcaagaacgattcattataaatatttaaaacctgtcacgaatatcatgtatcattaagtaaatgttattttatattattatattatattatattaatatattatattataataaaagaataaaaaaataaagtaaataaaagaataaagaaacaaaaagaatagaaaaaggaACAGAGAAGCAAACGAAACAGGGGAGAAAAgtgaggaagaaagaaagaaggggaATTAGGGTTTTTAAGGTTTCAAGCTTAAGTGTtaagtcaatttaatcccttttcttataagttttgagtttttggaatcctagaacaaaatactacctgatttatgttgaaaattttgaaagttagtgaatttttagatgttgttcatgttgaataaattgaggaattaggggttaaattgatagaatttcaagttagaaatgaaaaagggattgaattataaagtaaatcataagttttgagaaatagggactaaattgagagaatttCAAAATTAGGTATTTATGGTGAAAATTAGatagttaaatttagttttaagtgttaattgaatgaaaatataaaacaaattgtgaagaaaataaagttagtcttggttagggactaaattggaatttgagtAAAagttggatataaattaaaatgttcaatgtgaaattgtgtgtattgatgattttaaattattttaatttcgtaGCTAACATTGAGCTGGAgacctcggctaagaaaggaaaagagaaagtcgacgatgagtgattcagaaattacggtttgtatttctataatccgaatttaataattaattgctGAATTATTACTTATTATGTCTGGCAAGTGCATTGAGGTGAGTATTGATATTGATTTTGTGACATTAAATTGAATGGAATTGATTTCATGTACATATGTGAATATTTAAATTGGAATGAATATTggttgaaattgaaaagtgaatttaattattaattattgtaatttgattaaatattatggtaagtaattaaggtgagaattatttgtattgtgttttacaattgaaatggattgattggGAATGTAATGAAatagatatgaatatgtgattctTGTGGAATTTGAATAtatgttattgaaaagtgaattgaattgtattgaattatgaatttatgtgattaattgaaatgtgtattgattagaaattgaaaagtgatgtgaaaccctattaactgtattggactgagttggatatagttggcatgccataggattggaagtgttcagggattacTTCGACAacagtcgatgagacactggatgTCATATTATTACTTCGGAaaaattcgatgaggtactgggtaccaacttacttcggcaaggccaatgagacactgggtgtcaacttattacttcgaattatccgatgaggcactgggtgccatattggtgtgttttggttggatctgtgtatccactaaagtccgagtcttgttaatagggataaataaatgaattgacaatatgaatgattttgaatgataTTGTTGGATGATTTTGAATATGAAACGGATTGagatattgaattgagttatgaaattgaaatgttTGAACCAATGGGTTCATGAAAGTGAAATAATATGTGTATCATATTGAGAAAAGCTATTTGAATAGTAATTTTGAAattgaaatagtaaaaaaaaaagagaactgAAAGTGTTTTGAATGATTGtttattaatttgattatttctttgaatgattttaattatgtgtgtttatatatataaatattataaattcttatttaataagtattcggattatagaaataccactgagttttatactcagcgtacggtttgtttccgtgcgcaggttaggtaaaaGTCAAATTACTGAATAGCATCCAAAGCCGATCCTgaactcaaagtggtgaagtaTATTTGTTTTGGTAATTGCATGTACTTAGGTTGTCATATGTATgttaaataaatatgtaattgCTTGTATTTGTTTTGAtcttttcggtaatgcctcgtaaccctattccagcgacggataagggttaagggtgttacattcttGATGTCTCGAGACTTGTCACACTACAACAaaattgacttttagcggcgtttttttaggcctttagtggcgcttttaagcgccgctaaaactattTGTGGCGTTTTTAAGCGTTGCTAAAACTATTTGTGCCGTTTTTACAAGCGCTACAAAAAACGCAGCTATAGATAACGCTGCTaaattttgcggcgtttatttgaaaaaacgctgctaaaagtcATGACCTTTAACGGCGCTTTCTCCACAAACGCAGCTAAAGGCCACGGCTTTTAGCcgtgcttttcccacaaacgccactaaaggtcataaaattttaaaaaataaaatattataaaatattataaaggtcatgaaagatataaaaaaaattaaaattcattattaaaatattgagaagaataatgtccatgatataaatataaaaattttctattaaaattctattaaaattcattatcaaataaaaataaaaataaaaatatagaatcaaaactaaaataaataataaaaattagattaaatataaatataaataaaatacaacAAGTCTTTTACTAACAACAAGTCTAAATACAGATATCGAAATGTTCTTTTTGATCCTTTAATGGAAAGATTACCAAACTAGTTATCATGTCGTAATGATGAATATAGATATCGAAATTACCTGAATAATACAAGCTTGAACAAGTCAGAATCAAAGAACAACCAAACCAGATCAAGTGAATAAGGCAATGCAGTTGAAGCATATTCATATATAAGCTATATGTTCAGCTGTAGGCAAGTCCAACTAACTTAGAATGAatgaattattaaaaattttattaaaaaagtatatataaaaaaaaaagagtttaaatGAACAGTTTGAATCAACAGAAAAGAAAAGCTATGATAATTTTGAAGACTTTCATGTCTAGATAAATTAAgttgaaaaattataatttgaagGCAAAGTATTTCAAAGATTACTAACAAGCATATCCTGTAACAACAAATGCTTCATCCAAAACagtaaatcaaaataataaagcaCCAAACTTGTATACTGCCCACCATTATAAGTCACTAAAAGCAAGAAAAACAAAATGACTTAATTCATTGAATTCACGAATGTTAACATCAGACATGAGTTTAAAACTTTGCCCTCGGAAGGATGTTCAAAACCAGAATCCACAATAGATCGAAGCAGCTCCGGTTTCAGCAGAAAGTCTCTAAATCTCGAACTGTGAATTCCAACATACTCCCTACACCACAtaaaaaagaaatgaaacaaattaaaatcaaattgctTTACACTAAAACTAGCATAAACTGTTAATAAATTGCTGACCTTTTTTTCCACCATAAACTGGTATATTACGATCCTTAATCAGCTAATAACTTAAACAAGATTAAGCTTCAACAGCACTTTTGATTTTTTTAGAACTAACATCATATGATATAGACAACATCTTTTACCTATTCATGATTCCTAACCATGAAAGTATAACTCTCCTGCAGATTTATTTAATGGGATTTTTTACTCTTGGGTAATTTGAAGTTAGGAATAAGAGTTGTTGATTTCTTGACTAATACTTTCAAGCTCCAAACTGAGAAACAAGTTCTCTAATTTCTTACTGCAAATTCATGAGAAAAAGATTGTTCATAATTTTATGGCAAGTTCTCTCTAAATTCTTGTTTTCCAGTTTCCTAcattcaagtttctattttcaacATCATCAAAATATTGCAAGTGATTTCAGATCTGCATTTATCAGAAGGGCAAATGAAACCACATGAATGCCTTAACAGAACAAAGTAAAATAGAGATGGTCTTTCAAGCATTTAGTAGCATAGTTGCATACATTGATCATTTGGCGGAAGCCCCCGGAAATTAGATAAACATCGGTATTCCTTGCCTTTAGCTTCTTGACTAATTCTTCAATGCCGGGCGAAATCCTAGAGATCAGTAAGAAGAAAAATGAACTAGGCTATCAAACATCATGTCAAAGAGAAGATTAAAAAGGAAAGCAAACAAGAATAAAAAATCATTAATTCATTGAGGAGTTGATGCCCTTCAGTAGTCATTTTTAGTAGAGGGCAAAATACAATTTAGCTCTTAATACAAAAGCctctatgatacttttacccAATATTCTTATATTAAATGCAATCATTAACCGTTAATATATTGATACCCAATGCATTGAaggaaaaattaatttatatggTAACCTTAAAGATTAACTATATCTAAAGAAAGTTAAGATGAATTTACTAACCTCAAGATCAGTAGCACCATCACCAATCATGACTAGTGCCTTGTATCCCTTAACCTGGAATTTTTTTTTGGTTAgacttggaaaatgaaattttaGCCGGGCAATACAAAAAAAGCCACAAGACTCACCTTTCTTATTTGTTGAACAACTGTAGCTTTTCCTTCACTCCTCAAAGTGGGATCATTAGCATCGAATCCCAAAAACTCCCCAGAACTTCCAAAGAGCAGCTGATTGGCAAAAATGTTTTCTTGCAGAATTCCAAGGATTGATGCAACAGGCTACAAAAACGCTTCTCAATTAACTATTTTCTGGCAGTAGTTGGCCAATGGTTAACCATTGGAAGATTATATTAATATACAATAACATGGCTCTCTCAATAGTAACGAACCTACATGCTGTACAATGATTCTTACTGATGACAACATTACCCATATCACACTTTCATAATTTTATATCTAATTGGTTTTTCAGAAGTCACCATTTCTTTGCATGTGTAATATCTAATGTCAAGTAAGGATTGCCATTTCGTGTTTTCCAGTTTCCTAcattcaagtttctattttcaatATCATCAAAATATTGCAAGTGATTTCAGATCTGCATTTATCGGAAGGGCAAATGAAACCACATGAATGCCTTAATGAACAAAGTAAAACAGAGATGGTCTTTCAAGCATTTTGTAGCATAGTTGCATACATTGATCAATTGGCGAAGCCCGGAAATTAGATAAACATCGATATTCCTTGCCTTGACTTCTTGACTAATTCTTCAATGCCTAGCGAAATCCTAGAGATCGAGAAGAAGAATAATAAACTAGGCTATCAAACATCATGTCAAAGAGAAGATTAAAAGGAAAGGTAAACAAGAATAAAAATCATTAATTCATTGAGGAGTTGATGCCCTTCAAGTAGTCATTATAACTTGTATGGGAATTAAGGATTATCAACCACATAAATGCTACCTAGAATATCAAACACATTGAAAAAGATGCCAATAAGCAAGGCTGACAATATTTGAATTGAAGAACTGGAGAAATTTGATAGCCAAGATAACAAACCCTTCCTTTATACtttttatcacatttcaatcaacaagttaatatgtaaaattttgagGCAATTTCCAAAGTAAGAGACAGACAAAAAGAGACCTGCAAGTCAAAGTTTCATGCAAATCAAAGTTCTAAAACCTCAAGTCCAAGTACTGCAATGAACATATATTCCATTTTTCAACTAAATCCAATGAAGAAAAAACCCTTAAATCATaagaaaacacacacacacacacacacacacacacacacacacacacacagaaATACCAATTGGACTGATAGTTGATCCTCTTTCAGTTGAGACCAAAACTACTGGTCCTTGTACTTCGGGTTGCTCATcctaacaaaacaaaacaaaaacatacACCTACTCATCCCGTGCCCCAGATATTCTTTAAGAGCTTAGACTATCATTTAATGGAATAAGGAAAAGAATCATTCTACCTTAACATTTGCCAAAGAAATTATATAGTTTTAGATGAACTATTGCTGCCAAAATTGTGCAAATAATAAACCAAGCTCAAAATCAGAATCAAGAGAAAACAATGATGTACCAATTTACAAGCTAAAAATAGACAGCAACTATGAAAATATCAGCCACAGAACATGCTTGTTAGATGTATCAAAAATCAATAAATACTATCTCCATGCGGTGATTttagaattaaaaagaaaatgagatcgAACATAAAAGATTTAAACAAAAAAACAGAGATGATGCTGCCTCCATCCGATTCAGACAGATCTAGCTTAGTCAATCAAAAATAAATCTCAAAACCACAAATACCCATAAAGATCTCAATGAACACCAGATCAAAACATGCAGATATATCAAAAGGCAAACAGAAACCCAAAAACCCAGTATGGGatcaaaagaaaatttttattaaagaaaTCAAATCTAAAGAAAAGGAATAAAAGAAAGGTACCAAATGACTAGAGAGGATGACTTTAGAGCCATGACCCATCAAATACTTGGTGGTGGGAACAGCAGCACGGATCCTTGTGTCATCAATTATGTTGAAGTTGTCATCCAATGGAACATTTAGATTGACTCTAACAAACACTTTCTTTCCCTTCAAATCAGCTTCTTTCAAGTCCCCAACGCTCTTCTTTGTAGCCATGGTAGTAGCCAATTTTTTTGTTAAGAAgctttttttcaaatatatatacatatattcttgCCTTCATATGAATATCTTAAAAGTtctatttttttctcaaaattcaGATGTTCTTTTTGATGTCTCTGTTTAGTGCTAGATAAATCAGCTTATCTTAACTGCTTATGAAAAACTTTtctttttacaaaacttaaaacTAGATACTTTGCTTATTGAGATTTCATAATGAAGAATAAATTGATAACAGATTTGAAATTTATGAATAGCTAAAACTAATGCATTTCatgagatttttattttttaattgatatattgtttgcatatatcttttatatataCAATTTTGAAGAAATACCAgaaacaaaaatagaaaaatatataattttagttGGCCCTTTCAAATAAAATATCGATATCCAATGCTATTAAGTGCACAAGTTAAATCAAGATATCAGGATAGGCAAACTAAAAGATATAAATTACATTATGCAAGTAGATTATGAAAGAGTAAGACAAACCTGTTGAAAACCATTGTACGTAGCTGTTGAAAATgctgtaaaaaagaaagaaaaggaagaaatttATATTACAGGAGAACCAAAGTAGCAAAAGATTATAGAAAATAAAAGAAGGGTAAAAGAGAAGCTTAACATACCTGAAATAGAAGAAGAAAACTGTGAAAAATC contains these protein-coding regions:
- the LOC108459519 gene encoding phosphoserine phosphatase, chloroplastic-like, which gives rise to MATKKSVGDLKEADLKGKKVFVRVNLNVPLDDNFNIIDDTRIRAAVPTTKYLMGHGSKVILSSHLPVASILGILQENIFANQLLFGSSGEFLGFDANDPTLRSEGKATVVQQIRKVKGYKALVMIGDGATDLEPSSFFFLLISRISPGIEELVKKLKARNTDVYLISGGFRQMINI